Proteins encoded by one window of Arachis hypogaea cultivar Tifrunner chromosome 1, arahy.Tifrunner.gnm2.J5K5, whole genome shotgun sequence:
- the LOC112696512 gene encoding subtilisin-like protease SBT1.8, whose protein sequence is MASTCSFSMVMIAMMLQCLLCEVMASSTKKTYIVHMKRKHNNPSKREWYTATLEYHNSHSDSLLYSYETAYNGFAASLSKDQAQLLRRSDSVLAVYEDTRYTLHTTRTPEFLGLQKASNLWEGHTIQDLDHASNDIIIGILDTGVWPETNSFDDSSMPPVPTRWRGQCEPAPDFDPSLCNRKLIGARTFSKGYLLSSGGGYMVREKDQVSPRDREGHGTHTATTAAGSAVPNATLLGYATGTARGMAPQAQVAAYKVCWTGGCYASDILAGIDQAIQDGVDVLSLSLGGSSTAYHRDTIAIGTFAAVQKGIFVACSAGNNGPRQGSVANVAPWVMTVGAGTLDRDFPAYVKIGNGKRFSGVSLYGGEGLGDEPVGLVYFTDKSNSSSSVCLPGSLEPSLVQGKVVICDRGLNARAEKSAVVKEAGGVGMILANTAVSGEEVVADSHLVPAVAVGRSAGDEIREYASLDPNPTAVLSFGGTVLNVRPSPVVAAFSSRGPNGVTPQILKPDIIGPGVNILAGWSEAVGPSGLTKDTRKTQFNIMSGTSMSCPHISGLGALLKAAHPDWSPSAIKSALMTTASTHDNTNSPFKDAAGGDFSTPWAHGAGYVNPQKAFSPGLVYDATTDDYVAFLCSLDYYTPETIQLIVKNPNVNCSVRFDEAGQLNYPSFSVVFGSKKRAVAYTRTLTNVGAAGSVYDVDVDGPSVVAITVKPTRLEFAQVGEKQSYTVTFVSNKTADDYSLLSKFGSIVWSNQVHQVRSPVAFAWTDDS, encoded by the exons ATGGCCTCAACGTGTTCGTTCTCCATGGTTATGATAGCGATGATGCTACAATGTCTATTATGTGAAGTGATGGCCAGCAGCACAAAGAAAACTTACATAGTTCACATGAAACGCAAACATAACAACCCTTCCAAGCGAGAGTGGTACACAGCCACACTCGAATATCATAACTCCCACTCCGATTCCCTGCTCTACTCATACGAAACCGCTTATAACGGCTTTGCCGCTTCCCTCAGCAAGGACCAGGCACAGTTACTACGCCGTTCCGATTCGGTGCTTGCGGTTTACGAGGACACACGCTACACCCTCCACACAACAAGGACACCCGAGTTCTTGGGCCTCCAGAAGGCTTCAAACTTGTGGGAAGGCCACACCATTCAGGATCTCGACCATGCTTCCAACGACATTATCATCGGAATCCTCGACACCGGGGTGTGGCCGGAGACGAACAGCTTCGACGATTCCAGCATGCCTCCGGTTCCCACAAGGTGGCGGGGACAATGCGAGCCAGCTCCGGATTTCGATCCTTCCCTCTGTAACAGAAAGCTCATTGGCGCCAGGACTTTCTCCAAGGGCTACTTATTGTCCTCCGGTGGCGGTTACATGGTTAGGGAGAAGGACCAAGTGTCTCCACGCGATCGTGAAGGACATGGAACCCATACTGCTACTACTGCTGCAGGCTCCGCCGTCCCCAACGCCACTTTACTTGGTTACGCCACTGGAACGGCGCGTGGTATGGCCCCACAGGCGCAAGTCGCGGCGTACAAGGTCTGCTGGACAGGCGGCTGCTATGCCTCCGACATTCTCGCGGGGATTGATCAAGCGATCCAGGACGGCGTCGACGTGCTCTCGCTCTCTCTCGGAGGCTCCTCCACCGCCTACCACCGGGACACCATTGCCATTGGAACCTTCGCGGCGGTGCAGAAAGGAATCTTCGTGGCTTGCTCGGCAGGGAACAATGGTCCTCGTCAGGGATCTGTCGCCAATGTGGCTCCCTGGGTGATGACCGTCGGAGCCGGAACCCTAGATCGGGATTTCCCAGCTTATGTTAAAATCGGAAACGGAAAACGATTCAGCGGTGTTTCTCTTTACGGTGGAGAAGGTTTAGGAGACGAACCGGTCGGATTGGTTTATTTCACCGATAAATCCAATTCGTCGAGCAGCGTTTGCTTGCCCGGTTCGCTGGAACCGTCGCTTGTGCAAGGGAAGGTGGTGATTTGCGACAGAGGGCTCAACGCGCGGGCGGAGAAGAGCGCGGTGGTGAAAGAAGCTGGAGGTGTGGGGATGATACTGGCGAACACGGCGGTGAGCGGCGAGGAAGTGGTGGCGGACAGCCATCTTGTACCGGCCGTAGCTGTGGGGAGAAGCGCGGGAGATGAGATCAGAGAGTACGCTTCGTTGGATCCTAATCCAACGGCTGTGCTTAGCTTCGGTGGAACTGTTCTGAACGTGAGGCCTTCGCCAGTTGTGGCCGCGTTCAGTTCCCGTGGGCCCAATGGAGTTACGCCTCAGATTCTTAAGCCCGATATTATTGGGCCTGGTGTTAACATTTTGGCGGGATGGTCCGAGGCTGTTGGCCCATCTGGGTTAACGAAGGATACTCGCAAAACCCAATTCAATATCATGTCAG GTACGTCAATGTCGTGTCCACACATAAGCGGATTGGGTGCGTTGTTGAAAGCAGCCCATCCAGATTGGAGTCCAAGTGCCATCAAATCGGCACTCATGACAACAGCTTCTACACACGACAACACCAATTCCCCTTTTAAGGATGCTGCCGGAGGAGACTTTTCAACGCCCTGGGCTCACGGTGCCGGCTATGTGAACCCACAAAAGGCATTCTCTCCAGGGCTTGTGTACGACGCAACCACCGATGATTACGTTGCCTTCTTGTGCTCCTTGGACTACTATACGCCTGAGACTATACAGCTTATTGTTAAGAATCCCAACGTGAATTGTTCCGTGAGATTTGATGAGGCGGGGCAGTTGAACTACCCGTCATTTTCGGTTGTGTTTGGGAGCAAGAAGAGGGCTGTCGCGTACACTCGGACGTTGACCAATGTTGGGGCAGCAGGATCCGTgtatgatgtggatgttgatggaCCATCCGTCGTGGCAATAACGGTGAAGCCCACAAGGCTTGAGTTCGCCCAAGTTGGGGAAAAGCAATCTTACACGGTCACCTTTGTGTCCAACAAGACTGCTGATGATTACTCTCTTCTTTCCAAATTCGGTAGCATTGTGTGGAGCAATCAAGTGCACCAAGTTAGGAGCCCAGTAGCTTTTGCATGGACTGATGATTCGTGA